In Paenibacillus sp. FSL R7-0345, a single window of DNA contains:
- a CDS encoding alpha-glucuronidase family glycosyl hydrolase: MNEAGGINNLLQDHGYNAWLSYPELPQGKLQEQYVRWCGAVSVTETDDTVQAALAEWKRGVASMLGIEMQAEGALAVTAANTPEHSTETGAGPVVAFGTFGGGNALIGSVFAEADIRKVGREGFAIRTSAEHNCIAVGASSPAGVLYGVFHLLRLIGTLQPIGALDETVNPVNSLRMINHWDNFDGSVERGYAGRSFFYDNNRFVGDMERVRDYARLMSSAGINAIAINNVNVHALETLFISEYLPQVAEIADQFRVYGIRLFLSVNFAGPMQEGGAGTADPLDPGVRSWWQDKAAEIYQAIPDFGGFVVKADSENRPGPFTYGRDHADGANMLAEALEPFGGIVIWRCFVYNCKQDWRDRKTDRARAAYDHFKPLDGRFKENVILQIKNGPMDFQVREPVSPLFGALEQTNQIIEFQIAQEYTGQQRHVCYLVPQWKEVLEFQTLAKGEASPVKRIVDGSLWGNRHSGIAAVSNTGNDINWTGHLLAQANLYGYGRLAWNPDLSAEAIAAEWIALTFGSNQEVADVISRILLDSLEIYESYTAPLGVGWMINPEHHYGPNVDGYEYSQWGTYHYADNRGIGVDRTVKTGTGYSAQYIGSNAARYESLEECPDELLLFFHHVPYTHVLHSGKTVIQHIYDTHFEGAQQAEGLLSSWQTLKDKVREDLYVQVEQRLTGQAAHAKEWRDQINTYFYRKSGIEDQLSRTIY, from the coding sequence ATGAATGAGGCGGGCGGGATCAACAATCTGTTGCAGGATCATGGCTACAATGCCTGGTTGAGCTACCCTGAGCTGCCGCAGGGCAAGCTTCAGGAGCAATATGTGAGATGGTGCGGAGCGGTGAGTGTTACGGAGACGGACGACACAGTTCAGGCTGCGCTTGCGGAATGGAAGCGGGGTGTAGCTTCGATGCTGGGCATTGAGATGCAGGCGGAAGGTGCTCTGGCGGTCACCGCAGCAAATACCCCGGAGCATTCTACAGAGACCGGCGCAGGCCCGGTCGTTGCCTTCGGCACCTTTGGTGGCGGCAACGCGCTGATCGGCAGCGTGTTTGCAGAGGCTGACATCCGCAAGGTCGGCCGCGAAGGCTTCGCCATCCGCACCAGCGCGGAGCATAACTGCATTGCTGTTGGTGCCTCCTCGCCGGCAGGCGTGCTCTACGGAGTGTTCCATCTGCTGCGGCTCATCGGCACGCTTCAGCCCATCGGGGCACTTGATGAAACGGTGAATCCGGTCAATAGCCTGCGGATGATTAACCACTGGGATAACTTTGACGGCAGTGTGGAGCGGGGCTATGCCGGCAGGTCATTTTTCTATGATAATAACCGGTTTGTCGGGGATATGGAGCGGGTCCGCGATTATGCGCGCCTGATGTCCTCCGCAGGTATCAATGCCATTGCAATCAACAATGTAAATGTGCATGCGCTGGAAACGCTGTTCATCTCGGAGTATCTGCCGCAGGTGGCCGAAATCGCGGACCAGTTCAGAGTGTATGGGATCCGGCTGTTCCTGAGCGTGAATTTTGCCGGGCCAATGCAGGAAGGCGGGGCAGGTACGGCTGATCCGCTTGATCCGGGCGTGCGCAGCTGGTGGCAGGACAAGGCGGCTGAAATCTATCAGGCGATTCCGGATTTTGGCGGCTTTGTGGTCAAGGCGGATTCGGAGAACCGTCCGGGACCGTTCACCTACGGACGCGACCATGCCGACGGGGCCAACATGCTGGCTGAGGCGCTGGAGCCGTTCGGCGGCATCGTCATCTGGCGCTGCTTCGTGTACAACTGCAAGCAGGACTGGCGTGACCGCAAGACAGACCGTGCGCGGGCAGCCTATGACCACTTCAAACCGCTGGACGGCCGATTCAAGGAGAATGTCATCCTCCAGATCAAGAACGGTCCGATGGATTTTCAGGTCCGAGAGCCGGTCTCCCCGCTGTTTGGGGCGCTGGAGCAGACCAATCAGATCATTGAATTCCAGATTGCCCAGGAATATACCGGCCAGCAGCGTCATGTCTGCTATCTGGTGCCCCAGTGGAAGGAGGTACTGGAATTCCAGACCCTTGCCAAAGGTGAGGCTTCCCCGGTGAAGCGCATTGTGGACGGCTCGCTGTGGGGCAACCGGCATAGCGGGATTGCGGCGGTGTCCAACACCGGCAATGACATCAACTGGACCGGCCATCTGCTGGCCCAGGCCAACCTGTACGGCTACGGCCGCCTGGCCTGGAATCCTGATCTCAGCGCGGAAGCCATTGCCGCTGAATGGATTGCCCTGACCTTCGGCAGCAATCAGGAGGTGGCGGACGTAATCAGTAGGATTTTACTGGATTCATTAGAAATCTATGAATCCTACACCGCTCCGCTTGGTGTGGGCTGGATGATCAATCCGGAGCATCACTACGGGCCGAATGTGGACGGCTATGAATATTCGCAGTGGGGCACCTATCATTACGCCGACAACCGCGGGATCGGGGTCGACCGGACAGTGAAGACGGGAACCGGATACAGCGCCCAGTACATCGGCAGCAACGCTGCCCGCTACGAGTCGCTTGAGGAATGCCCGGATGAGCTGCTGCTGTTCTTCCACCATGTGCCGTACACCCATGTGCTTCATTCCGGCAAAACCGTAATCCAGCACATTTACGATACGCATTTTGAAGGTGCGCAGCAGGCGGAAGGGCTGTTGTCCTCCTGGCAGACCTTGAAGGATAAGGTAAGAGAGGATTTGTATGTGCAGGTGGAACAGCGTCTTACAGGGCAAGCCGCACATGCGAAGGAATGGCGTGACCAGATCAACACGTACTTTTACCGGAAAAGCGGTATAGAAGATCAGTTGTCACGTACCATCTACTAA
- a CDS encoding glycoside hydrolase family 52 protein, whose product MTKSNPFYNVQHSPIGAFASFTLGFKGKNGGLGLELGKPADQNMYIGFQSADGESYEVLPFFEQVADAGARYDIEKADETAQIKLKAFQDEAISRTLGTASDTWQAGDLTFKVYSPVRSVPDPSTADEGSLKAALLPAVFAELTLDNTRGTFARRGFFGYEGSDPYSSMRRLGDTSGGAFQGIGQGRLTAVACAEEGVQSALGFTMEKILEAKLEHNLSFGLGGTGAVLMDVPAGEKRTYRFAVCFYRGGLVTTGMDAGYAYTRFFRNIEEVAGYTLEHFGELTAACTDADAWIHSAGLSADQTFMLSHAIHSYYGSTQLLHDGEKYLWIVNEGEYRMMNTLDLTADQLFFELVMNPWTVRNELELFVDRYSYEDKVVFPGETTEYPGGISFTHDVGVANVFSRPQYSAYELAGLDDCFSYMSHEELVNWLVSALVYIEQTGDREFADNMLPVLLACFESMLNRDHPDKEQRNGLMGLDSNRTQGGAEITTYDSLDTSLGQSRNNIYMAGKCWAAYVALEKFFGQEGLAELAAEAGLQAEKCAASIAAELNSEGYIPAVIHENNDSRIIPAIEGLIFPLFTGCEEALDPSGRFAGYLSALNTHLQTVLVPGICLFADGGWKLSSTSNNSWLSKIYLSQFIAREILHLPWEESGRAADAAHVGWLLHPELSYWCWSDQILGGLIGGSKYYPRGVTAILWLLEGTGSRSLTELAGAN is encoded by the coding sequence ATGACAAAGTCTAATCCATTCTATAATGTCCAGCATTCACCTATCGGGGCATTTGCAAGCTTCACACTCGGTTTTAAAGGTAAGAATGGAGGGCTAGGGCTGGAACTGGGCAAGCCGGCTGACCAGAATATGTACATCGGTTTTCAGTCTGCGGACGGTGAAAGCTATGAGGTGCTGCCTTTTTTTGAGCAGGTGGCAGATGCCGGAGCCAGATATGATATAGAAAAAGCGGATGAGACCGCCCAAATTAAATTGAAAGCGTTTCAAGATGAAGCGATCAGCCGGACGCTGGGAACAGCAAGCGATACGTGGCAGGCTGGAGACCTGACCTTCAAGGTGTATTCTCCCGTCCGGTCGGTACCTGATCCGTCCACCGCAGATGAGGGATCGCTGAAGGCAGCCCTGCTGCCGGCGGTTTTTGCTGAGCTTACGCTCGACAACACCCGGGGAACCTTTGCCCGCAGAGGCTTTTTCGGCTATGAAGGCAGCGACCCTTACAGCTCCATGCGCAGGCTGGGCGATACGAGCGGAGGCGCTTTTCAGGGGATCGGACAAGGCCGGCTGACGGCGGTTGCCTGTGCGGAGGAAGGCGTGCAGTCGGCGCTCGGCTTTACCATGGAAAAGATTCTGGAGGCCAAGCTTGAGCATAATCTGTCCTTTGGACTGGGCGGCACGGGTGCGGTACTGATGGACGTTCCGGCTGGCGAAAAGCGGACGTACCGGTTTGCGGTTTGCTTTTACCGCGGCGGTCTGGTAACTACAGGAATGGATGCCGGCTATGCGTATACCCGCTTCTTCCGGAATATCGAGGAGGTTGCCGGTTATACGCTGGAGCATTTCGGTGAATTGACCGCTGCCTGTACGGACGCTGATGCCTGGATTCACTCGGCCGGGCTTAGCGCAGACCAGACTTTTATGCTGTCGCATGCAATTCACAGTTATTACGGAAGCACGCAGCTGCTGCATGACGGCGAGAAATATCTGTGGATTGTCAACGAAGGCGAGTACCGGATGATGAATACGCTGGATCTGACTGCGGATCAGCTATTCTTTGAGCTGGTGATGAATCCATGGACGGTACGAAATGAGCTGGAATTGTTCGTGGACCGCTACAGCTATGAGGATAAGGTTGTGTTTCCGGGAGAAACCACGGAGTATCCGGGCGGCATCAGCTTTACTCACGATGTCGGCGTAGCCAATGTGTTCTCGCGTCCGCAGTATTCCGCTTATGAGCTGGCGGGGCTGGATGACTGCTTTTCCTATATGAGTCATGAGGAGCTGGTGAACTGGCTGGTCTCGGCGCTCGTCTATATTGAACAGACCGGGGACCGTGAATTCGCGGACAACATGCTGCCGGTGCTCCTGGCCTGCTTCGAGAGCATGCTGAACCGTGATCACCCGGACAAGGAGCAGCGCAACGGCCTGATGGGACTGGACAGCAACCGGACGCAGGGCGGAGCAGAAATTACCACTTACGACAGTCTGGACACCTCGCTGGGACAGTCACGCAATAACATTTATATGGCGGGCAAATGCTGGGCGGCCTATGTGGCGCTGGAGAAGTTTTTCGGGCAGGAGGGACTGGCGGAGCTGGCGGCGGAGGCTGGCCTGCAGGCGGAGAAATGCGCCGCTTCCATTGCGGCAGAGCTGAACAGCGAAGGGTATATTCCGGCTGTCATCCACGAAAACAACGATTCGCGCATCATTCCGGCGATTGAAGGGCTAATCTTCCCGCTTTTCACCGGCTGTGAGGAGGCGCTTGATCCGTCCGGACGGTTTGCCGGGTACCTGAGTGCGCTGAACACGCATCTGCAGACCGTACTGGTTCCGGGCATCTGCCTGTTCGCTGACGGCGGCTGGAAGCTGTCCTCCACCAGCAACAACTCCTGGCTCAGCAAAATCTATCTCTCGCAGTTTATCGCCAGAGAGATCCTGCATCTGCCTTGGGAGGAGAGCGGCCGTGCGGCAGATGCCGCCCATGTGGGCTGGCTGCTGCATCCCGAGCTGTCCTACTGGTGCTGGAGCGACCAGATTCTGGGCGGCCTGATCGGCGGCAGCAAGTATTACCCGCGCGGCGTTACAGCAATTCTCTGGCTGCTGGAGGGTACGGGCAGCCGGTCGCTGACGGAGCTGGCCGGCGCGAATTAA
- a CDS encoding AraC family transcriptional regulator: MASAFLPPELGQNISEIIIPDVKTTLNLFGMHLRTVSGAWSYPIHAHPQYEFNYVLDGEQRIIVNSRSYTQRAGDLVLLRPGDSHSSQSGNGRPFTYFCIHFDIDDKILISLLSRLHHVLFKADSTIAHKLTPSLTRLVDISRQIHGDITMSQRMMLQSAVFELFGQLWEAFSVEANLQASASYEKVELAHQIRSRLQGLVYQQFKQDAQDDKTLGVDDIAAELGISSSHCYRVFRQVFGLSPREFLSRQMLHEAKVLLDDPRLPVSHISAILGYRDIAHFSRQFKRWYGKSPREYREGGSL, encoded by the coding sequence ATGGCTTCGGCCTTTTTGCCGCCTGAACTCGGCCAGAACATTAGTGAAATCATTATTCCTGACGTCAAAACAACACTGAACTTGTTCGGCATGCATCTGCGGACGGTAAGCGGTGCATGGAGTTATCCAATTCATGCCCACCCGCAGTATGAGTTTAACTATGTGCTGGACGGGGAGCAGCGGATCATCGTCAACAGCCGCAGCTATACGCAGCGTGCCGGGGATCTGGTTCTTTTGCGGCCGGGAGACTCGCACTCCAGCCAGAGCGGCAACGGGCGGCCGTTCACGTATTTTTGTATCCATTTTGATATCGACGATAAAATTCTCATCTCGCTCTTAAGCCGGCTGCATCATGTATTGTTTAAAGCTGACAGCACGATTGCCCATAAGTTAACGCCCTCACTAACCCGGCTGGTCGATATTTCCCGCCAGATTCACGGGGATATCACAATGTCCCAGCGGATGATGCTGCAGTCGGCCGTGTTTGAACTGTTCGGCCAGCTGTGGGAGGCCTTCTCTGTTGAGGCCAACCTGCAGGCTTCTGCCAGCTATGAAAAGGTCGAGCTTGCCCACCAGATCCGCAGCCGCCTGCAAGGTCTTGTCTATCAGCAGTTCAAGCAGGATGCGCAGGATGATAAGACACTTGGCGTCGATGATATCGCGGCAGAGCTGGGCATCAGCTCCTCGCACTGCTACAGGGTATTCCGGCAGGTGTTCGGCCTCTCACCGAGAGAATTCTTATCCCGTCAGATGCTCCATGAAGCCAAGGTGCTGCTGGACGATCCGCGTCTTCCGGTCAGCCACATCTCCGCGATCCTCGGCTACCGGGATATCGCCCACTTCAGCCGCCAGTTCAAAAGATGGTACGGCAAATCACCGCGCGAGTACCGCGAAGGAGGTTCATTATGA
- a CDS encoding LURP-one-related family protein yields MRQLYMKQKVFSLSGKFTVKNQQEQDVYFVEGSFMQIPKTFSIMNARREEVALITKKVFSFLPKFFVEVNGREVLTIKKEFSFLKARYTIDSAGIEVRGNWWDMNFQVLQHGSVIGEVNKEWFTWGDSYKIQILNEQMEAIMIAIVVAIDCVKADHAAGAASTQ; encoded by the coding sequence ATGAGACAGCTATATATGAAGCAGAAGGTATTTAGTCTAAGCGGTAAATTCACAGTGAAGAACCAGCAGGAGCAGGATGTTTATTTTGTAGAGGGCAGCTTTATGCAGATTCCCAAAACGTTCTCCATTATGAATGCCCGAAGAGAAGAAGTCGCACTGATTACGAAAAAGGTGTTCAGCTTCCTGCCGAAGTTTTTTGTCGAGGTGAACGGCCGCGAGGTGCTGACGATCAAGAAGGAATTTTCCTTTTTAAAAGCGCGCTATACGATTGATTCAGCCGGCATTGAGGTGCGCGGCAACTGGTGGGATATGAACTTTCAGGTCTTACAGCACGGTTCCGTCATTGGTGAGGTCAATAAGGAATGGTTCACCTGGGGCGACAGCTACAAGATTCAGATTTTGAATGAACAGATGGAGGCCATCATGATTGCGATTGTTGTGGCGATTGACTGCGTGAAGGCTGATCATGCGGCGGGGGCGGCTTCTACTCAGTAA
- a CDS encoding 6-phospho-beta-glucosidase — MSKYTFPAGFLWGGAIAANQTEGAYREDGKGLTTVDLIPSGPQRWPVMGGKLEAFEPQPGLMYPSHEAIGFYHSYKEDIALFAEMGFKALRVSVSWTRIFPNGNDAEPNEPGLQFYDNLFDELLKYGIQPVVTIAHFDVPVHLVQTYGSWRSRELVRLFERYAITLFTRYKDKVKYWMTFNEINMLLHLPFVGAGLVFSEGENKRQTQYQAAHHQLVASALAVKACHELIPDAQIGCMLAAGSTYPYVCNPEDVWDAMNKDRESFFFIDVQSRGAYPGYAKRFFRDNGITVEMEQGDEELLKHNTVDYIGFSYYASRTSSTDPEVLGRMTSGNVFGSVDNPYLQKSAWGWTIDPLGFRITANQLYDRYQKPLFVVENGLGAADESGPSGEVADDYRIDYLQQHIAAMGEAIEDGVEIIGYTSWGPIDLVSASTGEMAKRYGYIYVDKDNAGNGTLQRSRKKSFHWYKQVIASNGGDLLADGLD, encoded by the coding sequence ATGTCAAAATATACTTTTCCCGCGGGTTTCCTGTGGGGCGGCGCAATTGCGGCCAATCAGACGGAAGGGGCTTACCGGGAGGATGGCAAGGGGCTGACGACGGTGGATCTGATTCCGTCCGGGCCGCAGCGCTGGCCTGTGATGGGTGGAAAGCTGGAGGCTTTTGAGCCGCAGCCGGGGCTGATGTATCCGTCACATGAAGCGATCGGCTTTTATCACAGCTATAAAGAGGATATTGCGCTGTTCGCTGAAATGGGCTTCAAGGCGCTGCGTGTGTCGGTGTCCTGGACGCGTATTTTTCCAAATGGAAATGATGCTGAGCCGAATGAGCCGGGGCTGCAATTCTATGATAATCTGTTCGATGAGCTGCTAAAATACGGGATACAGCCGGTGGTAACAATCGCGCATTTTGATGTGCCGGTTCATCTGGTGCAGACGTACGGAAGCTGGAGAAGCCGCGAGCTGGTGCGGTTGTTTGAGCGGTACGCCATTACGCTGTTCACACGCTATAAGGATAAAGTGAAGTACTGGATGACCTTCAATGAAATTAACATGCTGCTGCATCTGCCGTTTGTCGGCGCGGGGCTGGTCTTTAGTGAGGGGGAGAATAAGCGGCAGACCCAGTATCAGGCGGCCCATCATCAGCTGGTGGCGAGCGCGCTGGCGGTGAAGGCCTGTCATGAGCTTATACCGGATGCGCAGATAGGCTGTATGCTGGCCGCCGGATCAACTTATCCGTATGTGTGCAATCCGGAGGATGTGTGGGATGCCATGAACAAAGACCGCGAATCCTTCTTCTTCATCGATGTTCAGTCCCGCGGGGCGTATCCCGGCTATGCCAAGAGATTTTTTAGGGATAACGGAATCACGGTTGAGATGGAGCAGGGCGATGAGGAACTGCTGAAGCACAATACGGTGGATTACATCGGCTTCAGCTATTATGCCAGCCGCACTTCCAGCACGGACCCTGAGGTGCTGGGCCGGATGACCAGCGGCAATGTATTCGGCTCAGTGGATAATCCGTATCTCCAGAAGTCAGCCTGGGGCTGGACGATTGACCCGCTCGGCTTCCGCATTACGGCCAATCAGCTGTATGACCGCTACCAGAAGCCGCTGTTTGTGGTCGAGAACGGACTGGGCGCTGCCGATGAATCTGGTCCGAGCGGAGAGGTAGCCGACGACTACCGGATCGACTATCTGCAGCAGCATATCGCCGCTATGGGCGAAGCGATTGAGGACGGCGTGGAGATTATCGGCTACACCAGCTGGGGCCCGATTGATCTGGTCAGCGCCTCAACCGGCGAAATGGCCAAGCGCTACGGCTACATCTACGTCGACAAGGACAACGCCGGCAACGGTACCCTGCAGCGGAGCCGGAAAAAGAGCTTCCACTGGTATAAGCAGGTCATTGCCAGTAACGGCGGGGATTTGTTGGCCGATGGGCTGGATTAA
- a CDS encoding glycosylhydrolase-like jelly roll fold domain-containing protein, whose protein sequence is MKRLTEVLENKQENYVLPFLWLHGEPEALLRESVAKIQEAGIHALCVESRPHPDFCGEGWWRDMDIIMDEARRRDMKVWLLDDSHFPTGYANGKIKSDHPELVKKYLKIHQLDFVGPLQDASFLVKWGSPGNRMSLTATPKAVNDKILSIIAALRTGENSVDPASFVDVSAFEDNGVLFWDIPEGDWRIFILLETIHGGEPHTEGYLNPLDPEAVKVLINEVYESHYARYAADFGRTFAGFFSDEPRFGNMHGAFGSIGRAEMVLPWKEGLQDRFTGEERLLLPLLSTVEAEGAEHAIRYKYMDIVSRMYGEAFTGTLAAWCREHGVEYIGHLIEDNNAHARLGYGAGHFFRAIWEQDMAGIDVVLNQIMPGMDKGPFKSMTAKGWDGEFFHYGLAKMGASLGHLDAKKRNRTMCEVYGAYGWAEGIKLMKWITDHMLVRGVTHFVPHAFSPKEFPDPDCPPHLDARGHNPQYRFMSVLFDYLNRVSHLLNGGQHVANVGLLYHAEAEWLGDYMLFQKPARELAQHQIEFDVIPADLIAQAELGSGTYTINGQSFSALVIPYAEALPQKLLERVKAFTVAGIRVQFIDGLPVRNELGEQVDGTLLEQAAVCGLEDFTAQLIKENHHDVHTSEHQPYLRSYHYRQAEGDVYMFFNEEPYKVIETTVTLSGNRPVMAYDGFSNQVKPVSQSQVDGKTAVQLVLHPYESVVVLESREEEGENSQQANEAAEIGGEWSVSFATATAYPSFSAEQTLVSLQDISKVEGKARFSGTVRYELAFILEEAAPANAVLDLGRVYEVAEVTLNGQQLGVKICPPYIFDAGSALVVGENRLVIEVTNNLGKQEQDFLSQYMIHEPSGLLGPVMLR, encoded by the coding sequence ATGAAGAGACTTACTGAGGTTTTAGAAAATAAACAGGAAAACTATGTGCTTCCTTTTCTGTGGCTGCATGGAGAGCCGGAGGCGCTTTTAAGAGAATCGGTTGCCAAAATCCAGGAGGCCGGCATCCACGCCCTTTGCGTGGAATCCCGTCCGCACCCCGATTTCTGCGGTGAGGGCTGGTGGCGTGACATGGATATTATTATGGATGAGGCCCGCCGCCGGGATATGAAGGTATGGCTGCTGGACGACTCCCACTTTCCTACAGGCTATGCGAACGGAAAGATCAAATCCGATCATCCCGAGCTGGTCAAAAAATACCTCAAAATACACCAGCTCGATTTCGTAGGTCCGCTGCAGGACGCTTCTTTTCTCGTAAAATGGGGCAGCCCCGGCAACCGGATGAGCCTGACTGCTACCCCTAAGGCCGTTAACGACAAAATTCTAAGCATCATTGCAGCCCTGAGAACTGGCGAGAACAGCGTCGATCCGGCGAGCTTTGTTGATGTCAGCGCTTTTGAAGATAACGGTGTGCTGTTCTGGGACATCCCGGAAGGAGACTGGCGGATCTTCATCCTGCTTGAGACCATTCACGGCGGTGAGCCCCACACCGAAGGCTATCTGAATCCGCTTGATCCTGAGGCTGTAAAGGTGCTGATCAACGAGGTCTACGAATCCCATTATGCCCGTTATGCGGCGGATTTTGGCCGGACGTTTGCCGGATTTTTCTCGGATGAGCCGCGGTTCGGCAATATGCACGGGGCCTTCGGCTCGATAGGCCGGGCAGAAATGGTGCTGCCTTGGAAGGAAGGTCTGCAGGACAGGTTCACTGGTGAGGAACGGCTGCTGCTGCCGCTGCTCTCAACCGTGGAGGCAGAGGGTGCAGAGCACGCCATCCGCTACAAATACATGGACATTGTAAGCCGGATGTACGGTGAAGCGTTCACCGGAACACTGGCGGCCTGGTGCCGGGAGCACGGCGTAGAGTATATCGGCCATCTGATCGAGGATAACAATGCGCATGCGCGGCTCGGTTACGGGGCGGGACATTTTTTCAGAGCGATCTGGGAGCAGGATATGGCCGGCATCGACGTGGTGCTGAACCAGATTATGCCCGGCATGGACAAAGGCCCGTTCAAATCGATGACGGCGAAGGGCTGGGACGGGGAGTTTTTCCACTATGGACTTGCTAAAATGGGCGCCTCACTCGGTCATCTTGATGCCAAAAAGCGGAACCGCACCATGTGCGAGGTCTACGGGGCTTACGGCTGGGCGGAAGGCATCAAGCTGATGAAGTGGATTACCGACCATATGCTGGTGCGGGGTGTTACCCATTTTGTACCCCATGCCTTTTCGCCAAAAGAGTTCCCGGACCCCGACTGCCCTCCGCATCTCGATGCCAGAGGCCATAATCCGCAGTACCGGTTCATGAGCGTGCTGTTTGATTACCTCAACCGGGTCAGCCATCTGCTGAACGGGGGGCAGCATGTTGCTAATGTTGGATTGCTGTATCATGCCGAGGCGGAATGGCTGGGCGATTATATGCTGTTCCAAAAGCCGGCGAGGGAGCTGGCGCAGCACCAGATCGAGTTCGATGTCATTCCGGCCGATCTGATTGCACAAGCTGAGCTTGGCAGCGGCACGTATACGATTAACGGACAATCGTTCAGCGCGCTGGTTATCCCTTATGCTGAGGCATTGCCGCAGAAGCTGCTGGAGCGGGTTAAGGCGTTTACGGTTGCCGGTATCCGGGTGCAGTTCATTGACGGGCTTCCGGTGAGAAACGAGCTCGGAGAACAGGTGGACGGCACTCTGCTGGAGCAGGCGGCGGTATGCGGGCTGGAGGATTTTACGGCTCAGCTGATAAAAGAAAATCATCACGATGTGCACACCTCAGAGCATCAGCCGTACCTGCGCAGCTATCATTACCGTCAGGCCGAAGGCGATGTGTACATGTTCTTCAATGAAGAGCCTTACAAGGTGATTGAAACGACTGTGACACTGAGTGGAAATCGTCCGGTTATGGCCTATGACGGCTTCTCCAATCAGGTTAAGCCGGTATCGCAGTCGCAGGTCGATGGTAAAACTGCGGTTCAGCTGGTGCTGCATCCGTACGAATCCGTTGTGGTGCTGGAAAGCAGGGAGGAAGAGGGGGAGAATTCGCAGCAGGCAAATGAGGCTGCAGAAATCGGTGGAGAATGGAGCGTTTCTTTTGCCACAGCCACAGCTTATCCGTCCTTTTCAGCAGAGCAGACGCTGGTTTCGCTGCAGGATATCTCCAAAGTGGAAGGCAAGGCGCGGTTTTCGGGAACGGTGCGTTATGAGCTGGCGTTTATTTTGGAGGAAGCAGCTCCGGCCAATGCCGTGCTTGACCTGGGACGCGTATATGAGGTAGCCGAGGTTACGCTTAACGGTCAGCAGCTGGGGGTCAAAATCTGCCCGCCGTACATCTTTGATGCAGGCAGCGCGCTGGTTGTTGGCGAGAACCGGCTGGTAATTGAGGTAACGAATAACCTTGGCAAGCAGGAGCAGGACTTCTTGTCCCAGTACATGATCCACGAGCCGTCCGGGCTGCTGGGTCCGGTAATGCTGCGGTAG
- a CDS encoding AraC family transcriptional regulator, whose translation MQRDELRRRLSELSESEHRHRKDPDKGLLIFEQMNRTANITGSPVYILDLDPYSTRAWRDSKFPANSTNSFHINQMTIRQHSRYSKIPMHIHNYVEINYVYSGQCKQIIDGKHVTLREGDLCMLDTNVPHTILETTEDDIIINLIMLKPFFTTGFLSRLATTGIISNFIVNAISQIHNHNRHIIFHTGNEISFKETMESLMCETFDPGFCSKEIIESYMVIVFSKLLQSFQGGQDKDYGDDAGRANLIEILKYLEDHYKDVTLISVAGHFNFHPNYFSTYLKKATGRTFKELVQIQRMTSAGLLLTNTSLTVEEVAGEVGYNNLGFFYKKFVAYYGQTPSDYRKQHR comes from the coding sequence ATGCAGAGAGATGAATTAAGACGGCGGCTGTCCGAGCTGTCGGAGAGCGAGCACCGTCACCGGAAGGACCCTGACAAGGGCCTGCTGATATTCGAGCAAATGAACAGAACCGCAAACATCACCGGAAGTCCGGTGTACATTCTGGATCTGGATCCTTATTCAACCCGGGCGTGGAGAGACTCCAAGTTCCCCGCTAACTCCACCAACTCTTTTCATATCAACCAGATGACGATCCGCCAGCATTCCCGCTACAGTAAAATCCCGATGCATATCCATAACTACGTGGAAATCAATTACGTCTACTCCGGCCAGTGCAAGCAGATTATCGACGGCAAACATGTCACCCTGCGGGAGGGTGATCTGTGCATGCTCGACACCAACGTACCGCATACCATTCTCGAGACGACCGAGGACGATATCATCATCAACCTCATTATGCTGAAGCCGTTCTTTACCACTGGTTTTCTGAGCAGGCTGGCGACAACCGGCATTATTTCCAATTTCATCGTCAATGCGATCTCGCAGATTCATAATCACAACCGCCACATTATTTTTCATACCGGCAATGAAATCTCGTTCAAGGAGACGATGGAGAGCCTGATGTGCGAAACGTTTGATCCGGGCTTCTGCTCCAAGGAGATTATCGAGTCCTATATGGTCATTGTGTTCAGCAAGCTGCTGCAGTCGTTCCAGGGCGGTCAGGACAAGGATTATGGCGATGATGCCGGCAGGGCCAATCTGATCGAAATCCTTAAATATCTGGAGGATCATTACAAAGACGTCACCCTGATTTCCGTAGCCGGGCATTTCAATTTCCATCCCAATTACTTCAGCACCTATCTGAAAAAAGCAACCGGAAGAACGTTCAAGGAGCTTGTGCAGATCCAGCGGATGACCAGCGCCGGCCTCCTCCTGACCAATACTTCGCTGACGGTGGAGGAGGTGGCCGGTGAGGTCGGCTACAACAATCTCGGCTTCTTTTACAAAAAATTCGTGGCTTATTACGGCCAGACGCCGAGCGATTACCGCAAGCAGCACCGGTAG